A genomic stretch from Arachis stenosperma cultivar V10309 chromosome 3, arast.V10309.gnm1.PFL2, whole genome shotgun sequence includes:
- the LOC130967430 gene encoding amino acid permease 4-like, protein MPAENAATSNLSRHQAFQLEALAMDDSKFYDDDGRVKRTGSVWTASSHIITAVIGSGVLSLAWAIAQLGWLAGPAVMILFSFVTLYTSSLLSQCYRSGDPISGKRNYTYMDAVGSILGGVNVKLCGMFQYLNLLGIVVGYTIAASISMMAIKKSNCFHSSGDKGPCHESSSQYIMIFGIIEIFLSQIPDFDQIWWLSTVAAVMSFTYSIIGLSLGIAKVAERGSFKGSLIGISVGAISEAQKIWRTSQALGDIAFAYSYAVVLIEIQDTLKSPPSEAKTMKKATKISIAVTTTFYMLCGCMGYAAFGDAAPGNLLTGFGFYNPYWLVDIANAAIVIHLVGAYQVFAQPIFAFVEKWAAQRWPNINRDFKVPIPGLPPYKLSLFRLSWRTVFVMLTTVTSMLLPFFNDIVGVIGAMGFWPLTVYFPVMMYIKQKNIARWSAKWITLQIFSMACLMVSLIAAVGSLAGVLLDLKKYKPFQFDY, encoded by the exons ATGCCTGCAGAAAACGCAGCCACATCCAACCTTAGTCGCCATCAAGCTTTCCAACTGGAAGCACTGGCCATGGACGACTCCAAATTCTATGATGACGATGGCCGCGTCAAACGAACTG GAAGTGTGTGGACTGCAAGCTCGCACATAATAACAGCAGTGATAGGATCCGGGGTTCTATCTTTGGCTTGGGCCATTGCTCAGTTAGGTTGGCTTGCTGGCCCTGCCGTCATGATCTTGTTCTCTTTCGTCACTCTCTACACTTCCTCCCTTCTTTCTCAGTGTTACCGCAGCGGCGACCCCATCTCCGGCAAGAGAAACTACACTTACATGGACGCTGTTGGCTCCATTCTTG GTGGGGTGAACGTTAAGCTATGTGGGATGTTTCAGTACCTGAACCTGCTGGGAATCGTAGTAGGATACACAATTGCGGCTTCTATTAGCATGAT GGCAATCAAGAAGTCAAATTGTTTCCATAGCAGCGGGGACAAAGGGCCATGCCACGAGTCAAGCAGCCAATACATCATGATATTTGGGATAATAGAGATTTTCCTTTCACAGATTCCAGACTTTGATCAAATATGGTGGCTTTCAACAGTTGCTGCAGTCATGTCTTTCACATATTCCATAATCGGTCTCTCTCTTGGGATTGCCAAAGTTGCAGAAAGGGGTAGTTTCAAGGGATCCCTCATAGGAATCAGTGTTGGAGCTATCTCAGAGGCCCAAAAGAtatggagaacttcccaggcTCTTGGTGACATTGCCTTTGCATATTCATATGCTGTTGTTCTCATTGAAATTCAG GACACCCTGAAATCCCCACCAAGTGAAGCAAAAACAATGAAGAAGGCTACAAAGATTAGCATTGCAGTAACCACAACGTTCTATATGCTTTGTGGGTGCATGGGGTATGCTGCTTTTGGAGATGCAGCACCGGGGAACCTGCTCACTGGTTTTGGTTTCTACAACCCATATTGGCTGGTAGACATTGCTAATGCCGCAATAGTGATCCACCTTGTGGGTGCATACCAAGTGTTTGCCCAACCAATCTTTGCGTTTGTGGAGAAATGGGCGGCGCAAAGATGGCCCAACATTAACAGGGATTTCAAAGTCCCAATTCCGGGTCTTCCCCCGTACAAACTAAGCCTGTTTAGACTGAGTTGGAGGACAGTGTTTGTGATGCTTACAACTGTCACGTCCATGTTGCTTCCGTTCTTTAACGACATAGTGGGAGTGATTGGAGCAATGGGGTTTTGGCCTTTGACGGTTTACTTTCCGGTGATGATGTACATTAAACAGAAGAATATAGCAAGATGGAGTGCCAAATGGATAACGCTACAGATATTCAGTATGGCATGCCTAATGGTATCACTTATTGCTGCTGTTGGTTCTCTTGCTGGTGTCTTGCTTGACCTAAAGAAATACAAACCATTCCAATTTGACTACTAG
- the LOC130968124 gene encoding auxilin-related protein 2-like, with protein sequence MNDFDGLLASEFGYKPQGKSAPMARSKGSSNFSNTSSSLNFDLGSRSARATNSTASDFGSTSVFGSSGGMRNRDAGGGFDEMFGGSTARSESRGGADSPFDLDSMFRGGSSSTAGDFGSRSTNSPKPVYDKPVYDDDDIFDGIPGLKSTSKNKYEDVFASVASSAPGSGGGGGSSAFDDLLGGFGRESKTSGGKRSEKDDRGDPAFDDLLAGFGSSKPPGNRHTEDIGLSSVPTVSAAKATSTASEDPFRVFESVSAPVDSTSGHTTDPLEEISKFSSSRSTKNDSSANSNGRVYDDIDPFGGLGQSVPAFTSERNSRKGSLSPQSNTSPGSTRDKEQVEMFSARSPEKRSQNKIPVENDREVPQSPSYMPSYSPGSNKPVGQRSTSPNYNNTNFRQANAEEDMSPKYEENVEFGEDIWLTVSEVPLFTQPTTAPPPSRPPPPRPVNISRMGTGSPASANSRKKANEYSTFPSSTRFSQAPKSAPSAARASPTPPQFDELDDFAMGRSRANDDESGNGLLDEELEMNSAAAAMKEAMDRAEAKFKHAREVRERENTRAARNREGVQFEKDEMLEEREKQERLDRERQQKEREENEQRRLMKEREEKEREKQRLERERARQAVERATREARERAAAEARQRAERAAVGKAAAEARERAERAAVQRAQAEARERAATEAKERAERVAAEAKERAEAEARAKAERAAVERAAAEARERAAAEARERAAAAAAGANQKKNEDDLESFFGTGARASSAPRPPRTTSSDSLFENQFQSDITRKSAGASSNMKKASSSTNIVDDLSSIFGAAPSSGEFQEVEGETEERRRARLERHQRTQERQAKALAEKNQRDLQTQREQAERHRLAETLDFEIKRWAAGKEGNLRALLSTLQYVLWPECGWQPVSLTDLITGAAVKKAYRKATLCIHPDKVQQKGATLQQKYIAEKVFDLLKEAWNKFNSEELF encoded by the exons ATGAACGATTTCGATGGCCTCTTGGCCTCCGAATTCGGTTACAAACCCCAAGGCAAATCCGCTCCAATGGCTCGTTCCAAAGGATCCTCCAATTTCTCAAACACTTCTTCCTCTCTTAACTTCGATTTGGGATCGCGATCCGCACGCGCTACCAATTCCACGGCTTCTGATTTCGGCTCCACTTCCGTGTTTGGATCCTCTGGTGGCATGAGGAACCGCGATGCTGGCGGTGGTTTCGACGAGATGTTCGGCGGCTCGACCGCCAGATCGGAGTCTCGCGGCGGAGCGGACTCGCCGTTTGATTTGGACTCCATGTTTCGTGGCGGCTCCTCATCCACCGCCGGGGACTTCGGTTCCAGGTCGACGAACTCGCCGAAGCCGGTCTACGACAAGCCTGTGTATGACGATGATGACATTTTCGACGGGATTCCAGGGTTGAAGAGCACGTCTAAGAATAAGTATGAAGATGTTTTTGCATCCGTGGCTTCGTCAGCGCCAGGAAGTGGCGGCGGCGGCGGCAGTAGCGCGTTTGATGATCTTCTTGGCGGGTTTGGAAGGGAGTCGAAGACTTCCGGTGGGAAGAGATCGGAGAAGGATGATAGAGGTGATCCTGCTTTTGATGATTTGCTAGCTGGATTCGGAAGCAGTAAGCCACCTGGTAACAG GCACACCGAAGATATCGGTTTGTCCTCAGTACCAACTGTCAGTGCAGCTAAAGCAACCTCTACGGCATCAGAAGACCCTTTCCGAGTATTTGAATCAGTTTCAGCACCAGTGGATTCAACCTCAGGCCACACTACAGATCCGTTGGAAGAAATTAGTAAGTTTAGTAGTTCTAGAAGCACAAAAAACGATAGTTCAGCAAATTCTAATGGAAGAGTATATGATGATATTGATCCTTTTGGCGGGCTTGGACAATCTGTACCTGCATTCACATCAGAGAGAAATAGCAGGAAGGGCAGCTTGTCTCCACAGTCAAATACGAGCCCTGGTTCGACTAGAGATAAAGAACAAGTTGAAATGTTTTCTGCAAGGAGTCCTGAGAAACGGTCGCAAAACAAGATCCCTGTTGAAAATGATCGAGAGGTTCCGCAATCCCCTTCTTACATGCCTTCATATTCACCTGGTTCTAATAAACCAGTTGGCCAAAGGTCTACTTCCCCCAATTATAATAATACTAATTTTAGACAGGCCAATGCTGAGGAAGATATGTCTCCAAAATATGAAGAAAATGTAGAATTTGGTGAGGATATATGGTTGACAGTGTCAGAGGTTCCTCTTTTTACACAGCCAACTACTGCACCACCACCATCAAGACCCCCTCCCCCACGGCCGGTAAATATTTCAAGAATGGGAACAGGCTCCCCAGCTTCTGCCAATTCTAGAAAGAAGGCTAATGAGTACTCTACTTTCCCTAGTTCCACTCGATTCTCTCAAGCTCCTAAATCTGCTCCTTCTGCAGCAAGGGCATCCCCTACACCACCACAGTTTGATGAACTTGATGATTTTGCTATGGGCAGGAGTCGTGCTAATGATGACGAGAGTGGAAATGGTCTTCTTGATGAAGAATTAGAGATGAACTCTGCTGCCGCTGCTATGAAGGAGGCAATGGATAGAGCCGAAGCTAAATTTAAACATGCAAGGGAAGTTAGGGAGCGAGAAAACACAAGGGCAGCTAGAAATAGAGAAGGTGTGCAATTTGAAAAGGATGAGATgctagaagagagagaaaaacaggAAAGGTTAGACCGTGAGCGGCAGCAAAAGGAGAGGGAGGAAAATGAGCAAAGAAGACTCATGAAAGAAAGGGaggagaaagaaagagaaaaacagcgGCTTGAGAGAGAAAGAGCAAGGCAGGCTGTGGAAAGAGCTACTAGAGAAGCACGTGAAAGAGCAGCTGCTGAAGCTCGCCAAAGAGCTGAAAGAGCTGCTGTTGGGAAAGCAGCTGCTGAGGCTCGAGAGCGTGCTGAGAGGGCTGCAGTGCAGAGGGCACAGGCTGAAGCCCGAGAAAGGGCTGCCACAGAGGCAAAGGAAAGGGCTGAACGGGTAGCTGCAGAGGCAAAGGAGAGGGCTGAAGCTGAAGCACGAGCTAAAGCAGAACGTGCTGCTGTAGAGAGGGCTGCTGCAGAGGCTCGAGAAAGGGCTGCGGCTGAGGCCCGAGAAAgagctgctgctgctgctgcaggagcaaACCAAAAAAAGAATGAAGATGATCTTGAGTCCTTCTTTGGCACGGGTGCAAGAGCCAGTAGTGCTCCAAGACCTCCTCGGACTACCTCTTCG GACTCTctatttgaaaatcaatttcaGTCAGATATAACAAGGAAATCTGCTGGTGCATCTTCAAACATGAAGAAAGCATCATCATCCACTAATATTGTTGATGATCTTTCTTCGATTTTCGGAG CTGCTCCGTCATCTGGAGAATTTCAAGAAGTTGAAGGGGAAACTGAAGAAAGGCGAAGAGCCAGGTTGGAACGCCACCAGAGGACTCAAGAGCGTCAG GCAAAAGCTTTGGCCGAGAAGAATCAACGCGACCTGCAAACTCAAAGAGAGCAAGCTGAAAGACAT aGGCTTGCTGAAACGCTGGATTTTGAAATTAAGCGCTGGGCTGCCGGAAAAGAGGGGAACTTGCGTGCTTTGCTCTCCACCTTACAATAT GTGTTGTGGCCTGAATGTGGTTGGCAGCCAGTTTCTTTGACTGATTTGATAACAGGAGCTGCAGTTAAAAAAGCATATAGAAAAGCTACATTGTGTATTCATCCTGATAAAGTGCAGCAGAAGGGTGCCACTCTTCAGCAGAAATATATAGCAGAGAAGGTGTTTGATCTACTCAAG GAGGCTTGGAATAAATTCAATTCTGAGGAGCTTTTCTAA